Proteins from a genomic interval of Trifolium pratense cultivar HEN17-A07 linkage group LG6, ARS_RC_1.1, whole genome shotgun sequence:
- the LOC123891726 gene encoding zinc finger BED domain-containing protein DAYSLEEPER-like, with amino-acid sequence MTIVFTQTRQSDASLEPVSKKLRSSVWAEFTKVKVKGLDKAECNWCKKRLSDTSKNGTTHLHGHLKGCVQKIIKTRKHDKGQPFIMPIISEGREEWGIGNYNPENVKKLIAEAIIMHDYPLSIVDHVGLRRVFVALQPLFKVPTRNTIKKEVLKIYDFEKKCAMKMLDNHQGRVAITTDMWTASNQKKGYMAVTAHYIDGSWTLQSRILRFIYVPAPHTSE; translated from the exons ATGACAATAGTTTTTACTCAAACACGAC AATCTGATGCAAGCTTAGAACCTGTATCAAAGAAGCTAAGAAGTAGTGTGTGGGCAGAATTTACAAAGGTTAAAGTGAAGGGGCTAGATAAGGCTGAATGCAACTGGTGTAAGAAACGACTTAGTGACACTTCAAAGAATGGAACAACTCACTTGCATGGACATCTGAAGGGTTGTGTTCAAAAAATTATCAAGACAAGAAAGCATGACAAAGGACAACCATTCATCATGCCTATTATCTCAGAGGGAAGGGAAGAGTGGGGAATTGGAAATTATAATCCAGAAAATGTGAAGAAGTTGATTGCTGAAGCTATTATTATGCACGATTATCCACTATCAATTGTGGATCACGTTGGTCTTAGAAGAGTCTTTGTTGCTCTCCAACCATTGTTTAAAGTTCCTACTCGAAACACAATCAAGAAGGAGGTATTGaaaatttatgattttgagAAAAAATGTGCTATGAAGATGTTAGATAACCATCAAGGAAGAGTGGCGATTACCACAGATATGTGGACTGCTAGCAACCAAAAAAAAGGGTATATGGCTGTTACGGCTCACTATATTGATGGCTCTTGGACTTTACAAAGTCGAATCTTGAG GTTCATTTATGTTCCAGCCCCTCACACTAGTGAATGA
- the LOC123890058 gene encoding ricin B-like lectin EULS3: protein MAFPFNHNTSNVTHTHHHNRRDEEEQQHYPPPAHNPNNNFSPFNQPPPPHQPPFYPPPPQPQPPYHHQQPETQVFHTGHVSNQNHFNHSSPQPDIHSFNPNYGAAYPPAPPSVPDHSSTPFPNSTVHHVSHETIHQPHFPSNVHHVNHEVQVPTAPLSSNKPTFKVVTKASPNFSLTIRRGEVVLAPSDPSDQHQHWYKDEKWSTRVKDKEGYPAFALVNKATGEAIKHSIAATHPVRLARYNPDYLDQSVLWTESKDQGSGYRAVRMVNNILLNMDAFHGDKNSGGVHDGTTVVLWDWNKGDNQQWKISRY from the exons aTGGCGTTTCCCTTCAACCATAACACTTCCAACGTAACCCACACTCATCACCACAATCGCAGAGACgaagaagaacaacaacacTACCCTCCGCCTGCTCACAACCCCAACAACAATTTCTCTCCATTTAaccaaccaccaccaccacatcAACCACCTTTCtacccaccaccaccacaaccacAACCACcatatcatcatcaacaaccaGAAACTCAAGTCTTCCACACAGGACACGTGTCCAATCAAAATCATTTTAATCACTCAtcacctcaacctgacattcaCTCTTTCAACCCCAATTATGGTGCAGCATATCCACCTGCACCACCATCCGTACCTGATCACTCTTCCACTCCATTTCCAAACTCCACTGTTCATCATGTTTCTCATGAAACAATTCATCAACCTCATTTTCCTTCCAATGTTCATCACGTCAATCATGAGGTTCAGGTGCCTACTGCTCCTCTGTCCTCTAACAAACCTACTTTCAAGGTTGTTACCAAAGCTTCCCCAAATTTCTCGCTTACCATTCGTCGCGGTGAAGTTGTTCTTGCTCCTTCTGATCCCTCCGATCAGCATCAG CATTGGTACAAGGATGAGAAATGGAGTACCAGGGTGAAGGATAAAGAGGGTTACCCTGCTTTTGCTTTGGTCAACAAGGCCACTGGTGAGGCTATTAAGCATTCCATTGCTGCAACACATCCA GTTCGGCTGGCACGTTACAATCCAGACTATCTTGATCAGTCTGTTCTGTGGACTGAGAGCAAAGACCAGGGTAGTGGCTACAGAGCTGTAAGGATGGTCAACAATATTCTGCTTAACATGGATGCCTTTCATGGCGATAAAAATTCTGGAGGTGTGCATGATGGCACTACTGTTGTCCTCTGGGACTGGAACAAAGGTGATAACCAGCAGTGGAAGATCTCGCGCTACT GA
- the LOC123891727 gene encoding uncharacterized protein LOC123891727, which yields MDRSWMRANRLSTEYRHGVMEFLQFAESNAELERPPPEFPPLFLCPCINCANKEPKRTKKEIMNHLICDGICQNYTQWIWHGEVVATPSVSHRESGSVDIDDRLEDMMRDIGEDSFKRAHVYETLCSDKDEPLYPGCTNFTRLSAVLKLFNLKAKNGWTDKSFTELLELLIQMLPEGNVMPNRYYEAKKVLCPMGLEYEKIHACPNDCILYRKEFVNYNHCPTCKASRYKKKDGDSSDDEVTKTGPPAKVVWYLPIISRFKRLFANANDAKNLRWHAEERKCDGQIRHVADSLQWKKIDSLFPNFGKESRNLRLGLATDGMNPFGNQSTNHSSWPVLLMIYNLSPWLCMKRKYIMLSMMISGPRQPGNDIDVYLSPLIDDLKVLWEEGVDVFDSYSGEQFNMRAMLFCTINDFPAYGNLSGYSVKGHNACPICEKKTCYKQLKNGKKTVYLGHRKFLNRYHPYRRLRKAFDGDQENGVAPTPLTGEEVYERQRDINVVFGKCQKPKGRVPKAKVPKAESESVKRKKQPVVKSIWKKRSVFFDLPYWSSLDVRHCIDVMHVEKNVCDSVIGTLLDIKGKTKDGAHARLDMDLMGIRQELIPQKINDKTYLPPACHTLSKDEKTSFCKCLQSIKVPHGYSSNVKSLVSMKDLKLIGLKSHDCHVLMQQLLPVAIRGILPDNVRKAICRLCLFFNAICCKAIDPLKLDELENEAAVILCQLEMYFPPSFFDIMVHLIVHLVREIRLCGPIYLRWMYPIERYMKILKGYTKNPHRPEASIVERYIAEEAIEFCSNYLSEVDAIGVPKSRHDGRCDGVGTQGLNVKSMHIDIILQAHLYILNNTDEVQPYLSAHKSIIKKMHDKMNEKWVLREHNKKFSEWFKEKVCQDDSVSDTIKWLSYEPKCNILTWSAYDINKTSFYTKSKDDRSTMQNSGVMIVAESMHFSSSKDKNPVMASTPYFGVIEEIWEDLH from the exons ATGGACCGTAGTTGGATGAGAGCTAATCGATTAAGTACTGAGTACAGACATGGAGTGATGGAATTTCTACAGTTTGCGGAAAGTAATGCTGAACTAGAACGTCCTCCTCCTGAATTTCCTCCACTTTTTCTATGTCCGTGTATAAATTGTGCAAATAAAGAACCAAAACGTACTAAGAAAGAAATCATGAATCATCTAATTTGTGACgggatttgtcaaaattatacacaatGGATATGGCACGGTGAAGTAGTAGCAACGCCAAGTGTGTCCCATAGAGAAAGTGGTAGTGTGGATATCGATGATCGACTAGAAGACATGATGCGTGATATTGGAGAAGATTCGTTTAAGAGGGCGCATGTGTATGAAACTTTATGCAGTGACAAGGATGAACCATTGTATCCGGGATGCACAAATTTTACCCGTTTGTCTGCGgtgttaaaattgtttaatttgaaaGCAAAAAATGGGTGGACCGACAAAAGTTTCACTGAATTGCTTGAATTGTTGATACAAATGCTTCCAGAAGGTAATGTAATGCCAAATCGTTATTACGAGGCGAAAAAAGTATTGTGTCCAATGGGTTTGGAGTATGAAAAGATACATGCATGCCCTAATGATTGTATATTATACCGAAAAGAGTTTGTAAACTATAATCATTGTCCGACATGTAAGGCGTCTCgctacaaaaagaaagatggtgATTCTAGTGATGATGAGGTGACCAAAACGGGTCCTCCCGCGAAAGTCGTATGGTACCTACCAATAATTTCAAGGTTCAAGAGATTGTTTGCTAATGCAAATGACGCAAAGAATCTTAGATGGCATGcagaagagagaaaatgtgatGGCCAAATTCGCCATGTAGCTGATTCTTTGCAATGGAAGAAAATTGACTCTTTGTTTCCAAATTTTGGCAAAGAGTCGAGAAACCTTAGACTTGGACTTGCTACTGATGGAATGAATCCGTTTGGTAATCAAAGTACTAACCATAGTTCATGGCCTGTTCTCCTGATGATTTACAACCTATCTCCTTGGTTGTGCATGAAgcgtaaatatattatgttatcgaTGATGATTTCAGGCCCAAGACAACCAGGAAATGACATAGATGTTTATCTAAGTCCactaattgatgatttgaaagtGTTGTGGGAGGAAGGAGTGGATGTTTTTGATTCGTATTCTGGTGAACAGTTCAACATGCGTGCCATGTTGTTTTGCACCATCAACGACTTTCCGGCATACGGCAATTTGTCTGGGTATTCCGTTAAAGGGCATAATGCGTGTCccatatgtgaaaaaaaaacatgttataaGCAACtgaaaaatggaaagaagacTGTTTATCTTGGCCACCGAAAATTTCTAAATCGTTATCATCCATATCGTAGATTGCGAAAAGCTTTTGACGGAGACCAAGAGAATGGTGTTGCTCCAACGCCCTTAACTGGAGAGGAAGTTTATGAACGACAACGAGACATTAATGTTGTCTTCGGAAAGTGCCAAAAGCCAAAAGGGAGAGTGCCAAAAGCGAAAGTGCCAAAAGCCGAAAGTGAAAGTGTCAAAAGGAAAAAGCAGCCTGTTGTGAAAAGTATATGGAAAAAGAGGTCAGTGTTCTTTGATCTTCCATATTGGTCTAGTCTTGATGTAAGACATTGTATTGATGTGATGCACGTGGAGAAAAATGTATGTGATAGTGTAATTGGAACACTTCTCGACATTAAAGGCAAGACAAAAGATGGTGCACATGCTCGTCTtgatatggatttgatgggTATACGACAAGAGTTAATACCACAAAAAATCAATGACAAGACATATTTGCCTCCCGCGTGTCACACTTTGTCTAAAGACGAGAAAACAAGTTTTTGCAAGTGTTTACAAAGTATCAAAGTGCCACATGGTTACTCGTCAAATGTCAAGAGCCTTGTATCAATGAAAGATCTCAAATTAATCGGCTTAAAATCTCATGATTGTCATGTCTTGATGCAACAACTACTACCTGTGGCTATTCGTGGGATATTGCCCGATAATGTTAGGAAAGCTATATGCAGGTTGTGCTTATTCTTCAATGCAATATGTTGTAAAGCAATTGATCCATTGAAGTTAGACGAGTTGGAAAACGAAGCTGCAGTTATCTTGTGTCAATTGGAGATGTATTTTCCTCcttcattttttgacattatGGTTCATTTGATTGTTCATCTAGTAAGGGAGATTAGATTGTGTGGCCCAATTTATTTACGGTGGATGTATCCAATAGAGCGATACATGAAGATCCTAAAAGGGTATACAAAAAACCCACACCGTCCGGAAGCTTCGATTGTTGAGAGGTACATTGCAGAAGAAGCTATTGAGTTTTGTTCAAACTATTTGTCAGAAGTGGATGCTATAGGGGTTCCCAAGTCTCGTCATGATGGAAGATGTGACGGTGTGGGCACGCAAGGTTTAAATGTCAAGAGCATGCATATTGATATAATTCTTCAAGCGCATTTGTATATATTGAATAACACTGATGAAGTTCAACCTTACTTGTCTGCTCACAAAAGCATCATAAAGAAAATGCACGATAAGATGAATGAAAAATGGGTGTTAAGAGAGCATAATAAGAAATTCTCAGAGTGGTTTAAAGAAAAGGTCTGCCAAGATGATAGTGTTTCCGATACAATAAAGTGGTTGTCCTATGAGCCTAAATGTAACATATTGACTTGGAGTGCATATGATATTAACAAAACTTCCTTTTATACAAAATCAAAGGATGACCGCAGTACCATGCAAAATAGTGGGGTTATGATTGTGGCAGAGTCCATGCACTTCTCtagttccaaagataaaaatccggTTATGGCATCTACACCCTACTTTGGGGTGATTGAAGAGATCTGGGAG GATTTACACTAG
- the LOC123890059 gene encoding uncharacterized protein LOC123890059, with protein MSTLSVWCSYIHRLCIENNTTNVYGILEPSFLNIVGDAGKKSDQRISQSKCKKYIQHKLENEKKECQLLPFNHGGHWQLIILCPKINTVVVICSLHWKLNPIMEKIVSSVFTVDQMANGNRKNNTVWLYPQARKQYNSNDCGYYVMKNMLDIVTAKITDSWMEVFNDPKELTAEEMYELRLRWSTYFLSLLEG; from the exons ATGAGTACTCTAAGTGTTTGGTGCTC gTACATTCATCGTTTATGCATTGAAAACAACACCACAAATGTATATGGAATTTTGGAACCAAGTTTTCTGAACATTGTTGGTGATGCTGGGAAAAAAAGTGATCagagaatatctcaaagtaAATGCAAGAAATACATCCAGCATAAgttagaaaatgaaaagaaagagtgtCAATTATTACCATTTAACCATGG AGGACATTGGCAGTTGATAATACTTTGTCCAAAGATAAATACCGTGGTTGTTATTTGTTCACTACATTGGAAACTTAATCCAATAATGGagaaaattgtttcaag TGTTTTTACGGTTGATCAAATGGCGAATGGCAATAGAAAGAACAATACCGTATGGCTTTATCCACAA gcgaggaaacaatataattcaaatgacTGTGGATactatgtaatgaaaaatatgttggacaTTGTCACTGCTAAGATAACTGATTCTTGGATGgag GTATTTAATGACCCAAAAGAGTTAACAGCTGAGGAGATGTATGAATTGCGATTACGTTggtcaacatattttttgtCGTTATTGGAGGGTTAA
- the LOC123890060 gene encoding NAC domain-containing protein 87-like, with amino-acid sequence MEEPIVVNKGEDQVLDLPPGFRFHPTDAEIIVFYLTEKVKNSKFSATAIGEADLNKCEPWDLPKKAKMGEKEWYFFCQKDRKYPTGMRTNRATVSGYWKATGKDKEIYHKGKSNLVGMKKTLVFYRGRAPKGEKTNWVMHEFRLEGKFATHNLPKAEKDEWVVSRVFHKNTDVKKPQISGLLRINSIGHDDLLDYSSLPPLMDPSYTNDDFKGITNQQISSTKSQSDGYYLPSFSINNQQNQFVMKPEDNYHRIINYDNHHHHHHHEINPTMNNYTLNSNSNSNQTNLNNPIGNTLSQPQIRIQNPNLNYFMYQNRINQSSIPTTTFGNNNECKMEQFSSNQSQDTGLSNDTSSAVSKQDMGRNRTMYEDLEGPSSVAPLSDLESFWDY; translated from the exons ATGGAAGAACCAATTGTTGTTAACAAAGGTGAAGATCAAGTTCTTGATTTGCCTCCAGGTTTCAGATTCCATCCAACAGATGCTGAGATTATTGTTTTCTATCTCACTGAAAAggttaaaaatagtaaattcaGTGCAACTGCTATTGGTGAAGCTGATTTGAACAAGTGTGAGCCTTGGGATTTACCAa AGAAAGCAAAGATGGGAGAGAAAGAATGGTACTTTTTTTGTCAGAAAGATAGAAAATATCCAACAGGGATGAGAACTAATAGAGCAACAGTTTCTGGTTACTGGAAAGCTACAGGAAAAGACAAAGAGATTTATCACAAAGGAAAATCAAATCTTGTTGGTATGAAGAAGACTCTTGTGTTCTATAGAGGAAGAGCTCcaaaaggagaaaaaactaaTTGGGTTATGCATGAATTCAGATTGGAAGGCAAATTTGCTACTCACAATCTTCCTAAAGCCGAAAAG GATGAATGGGTTGTGTCAAGGGTTTTTCACAAGAACACAGATGTTAAGAAACCTCAAATTTCTGGTCTTTTAAGGATAAACTCAATTGGTCATGATGATCTTCTAGATTATTCATCACTTCCACCTCTCATGGATCCTTCATACACAAATGATGATTTCAAAGGAATTACAAATCAACAAATTTCATCAACAAAATCACAATCAGATGGATATTATCTTCCAAGCTTCTCAatcaacaatcaacaaaatCAATTTGTTATGAAGCCAGAAGATAATTACCATAGAATAATTAACTAtgataatcatcatcatcatcatcatcatgagaTTAATCCAACCATGAACAACTACACTTTaaattccaattccaattccaatCAAACAAATCTCAACAACCCAATTGGAAACACACTCTCACAACCTCAAATCCGAATCCAAAATCCAAACTTGAATTACTTTATGTATCAAAATAGGATTAATCAAAGTTCCATCCCAACAACAACATTTGGAAACAATAATGAGTGCAAAATGGAACAATTCTCTTCAAACCAATCACAAGATACAGGTCTTAGCAATGACACATCATCGGCCGTATCGAAGCAAGACATGGGAAGGAATAGGACAATGTATGAAGATCTTGAAGGTCCTTCATCAGTTGCACCTCTCTCAGATTTGGAAAGTTTTTGGGACTATTGA